Genomic window (Gelria sp. Kuro-4):
TCTTTGCCCGTTACGGACTACCGGCCGTCATCGTGAGCGACGGCTTCGACTTTTACATCGACCGCCTGCTGGCGCGCGCCGCGCTCACCTGGCTGCCCCGCTTCTGTAACCACCTGGAAATTGCCGGCACCCGGCCCCAGGTGTCCTTCCCCTATCACGGCGCCCTGGCCTGTCACCGCTGCGCCAACTGCAAAACCTACCACTTGGAACGGCTTAAGGCCCAGGGCTACAGCATCGTCTACCTGGGCGACGGCCATACCGACCGCTGCGCCGCCCGGCAGGCAGACCTGGTGTTCGCCAAAGGGTACCTGGCTTCCTTCCTGGCCCAACGGGGCGTCCCCTTTCATCCCTTCCAGCACTTCGCCGACACCCTGCCCCGCCTGCGGGCCCTTTTGACCTGGAGCAAGGAGTCACCCGCCGACGGCGCCTGCGCCACCGGGGAATAAAAAAGGCCCGGGAGTCATTGTTCTCCCGGGCCGCAGTTTCTTTACCCGATATACACCCTCAGGTGCTGCAGTACCTTACCGTCAGCTGCACTCAGTACGAAAATGTGCCAGCAGGTCGGCTGCTCTTTTTCGTAGAGGGTGACTACCCATTTTCCCTGGCCCCCAGCGGTATCGAGCCGGGCGTTCGCGACTTCGGCCGGAACGCCCAGCTGCTCCTTCGCCAGGGCCACAGCGCGGTCCTGACTCAGGGGGACGGGCGCTGGGTTCTCGGTTCCGCTGTGGGCCAGGACGCTGCCGGTGTGCGCATCAATGTAGAACACATCGCTGTTGGGGATGCCCAGGCCGCTGCGGCTGAGCTTCACCTGCCAAACCAGTTTCCCGCGGTAGGTGGTAAGGGCGGCGGCATCCACTTGGGCCGGGTAGGACACCTGAGCTCGGGCAATGGCCACGGCTGCGGCCCGGCTGAGGAGCACCGGCTCTTCATCCGCAGGCGGCGTGTTCCGACCGATGAGCTTGCCGGTGAAAGCATCCAGCGTCACCTGGTAGCGAGACCCGGAGCGCGCCAGGGTCACCTCCCAGGTGAGGGTATCCGGTGTAAGAACCAGGCCGGCCGAGAGCGGGTGATACCCGTAGCCGGCGAAGTTCTTGGCCAGGGTGAGCGCCTGGGCCTTGGAGATGGCGGCCGGCTTCAGTTTGCCGGCATCCAGCCAGCCCCACTCCACCGCCCGGCCGCTGCCGTCCACGGCGATATACACCCGGTCCTCGGGCCGGGCGCCTTCCTGGCGCAGCGATACGGTCCAGCGGTCGGAGCCGGTTACGTGCGAGGTAGCGGCAACTTCGGTGGGCCGGGCCACCTCTTTTTGGGCGACCTCAATGGCAGCGCTCCGGGAGAGCGCTCGGGCCGGCGCGGCCGCCACAGCGAGTCCGGAAAGAAGCAGCAGGCTGACGAGCAATGAGACGGTGGCTGTGATCCGTCGTATCATGGTAAACCTCCTTGGCTTATGGTGCGGCCCCAGAGCGTTCTTCCGCTCGGCCGCTCGTATCCTATAGACGCCGGCTTGTCCGAAAAAGTTGCTGGTACTTTCTGGTCCCGCCGCCACCCCTTCCCGTAAACAAAAACAAGCGCACCCTGTATGGGATGCGCTCACCACAGGCTGTCTGGGTAGGTTAACGGTCAAAGTAGATGTTCTTACCCGTTCCCGAGATCGGGATACCCACCACGATTTCTCCGCTCAGGAGCCCCAGCCGCCGTGCCGCCACACCGATCCGGTACATGATGCGGTTGTCGGCGTTAAGAAGGCTGGCCGTTTTGGCGGCGGAGCCCAGGGCGATGCCCAGGTCCAGGAGGCGCCAGGCGCACATGGGACCGGCGAATTCGGGTCCTTCGTGGAGCTTGGCCAGCTCCGCGCAAGAGGGGTAGCCGCAGGCGCCGCAGTTCAGCCCGGCCACCTGGGGCCGGTCGAGCGACAGGAGCAACACCGCATCCGAGCGGCGCACGTTCTCGCCGTCACGGTCAAAGTTCTTCTTCCCGCTCTCTTTCCCGTAGGCGACCATGGCATCCGCCAGCCGGGCCAGATCGCCCCCTTCGAGGATTCTCATCCCCACGTAGTCCTTACCCCCGGCCTTGGGCGCGGTGCGCGCCGCGAGGGCCATCAGTTCCGCCACCAGGTGCATGGCTTCCGACATCTTGCTTCCTCCTTTACGCTTTACCTTTCTGCGCTTCGCTGGAGCCGAACCCCAGGCCGGCCAACACCTCGGCCGCCGCCTGCCCCATGCGCCGGTACCCTTCCCTGGTAGGATGGACACCGTCGACGGTGAGCTGGGAGTGGATCCGGCCCGTGGCCGGGTCGAGAAGCGGCGTAAAAAAGTCGATGAGCGTCCAGCCGCGCCGCGGGGCTTCTTCCTTGAGCCAGGCCCGCTGGCGCTTGAGCCGCTCTTCCGCCGCCGGATCGTCCAGGGCCGGCGGCAGCCCGAAGACCACCTGCGCGCCGACCTCCTCGACCGCCGCAGCCAGGGCGAGCAGGCTGGTCTCGGTCTCCGCCCAGCGCACGCCGCCGCGCAGGGCGTCGTTGCTGCCGGCCAGGATCACCACGCAGGCCGGCTGAAGGCTGAGCACGTCCTCTTTAACCCGGGCCACCATATCGAAGCTGGCCTCGCCGTTGACACCCCGGTTCACGATCGGCCGCCCCAGGAGCGCCTCGGCCTCCGCCACCCAGGAGCTGCCCGGGCTGTAAGGGAAGCCGAAGGTGAGCGAATCGCCGAGAGCGACAATGACGCCTTCCGCCAAGCTGCTCCCTCCTGTTCCCGTATTCACTTGGTGCAAAGAGGCGCTGTTGCCTCATTTTTCCCTTATCATACCCCAGGGGGCGGCAAACCGCAAGCACACTACCCGGCCCGGGTAACCGGAAGCGAGGCGCCGGCCCGCCGGTAAGGCTTTCCCTGGGGCCGCCGCGGCAGTATAATAAAGCTGTGGTCCGACATTGACGGCCGCATCACGGAAGGAGGAAAGGGCGTGCTCAAGTTGCTCCTCAGCGGGGCCCTGCTGGGCCTTTCCATCGCCGCTCCTTTGGGACCGGTGAACATTCAGCAGATCCGGCAGGGGCTGGCCGGCGGCTTCTGGCCGTCGTTTGTGGTGGCCCTGGGGGCGGTTACCGCCGACACGTTTTATTTTTCGCTCGTTGCCTTCGGCCTGGCCCCTTTCGTCTTCCGCTTTCCAGTGGTTAAAACAGCCCTCTGGGCGGCGGGCACGCTCTTACTCCTGCACCTGGCCTTCAGCAGCCTGCGTGGCGCGCGCCGGCTGGACTTACGCCCCTCTGAGCAGGCCCTGAGCCGCCGTGGCGCTTATTTCAGCGG
Coding sequences:
- a CDS encoding LysE family translocator, with amino-acid sequence MLKLLLSGALLGLSIAAPLGPVNIQQIRQGLAGGFWPSFVVALGAVTADTFYFSLVAFGLAPFVFRFPVVKTALWAAGTLLLLHLAFSSLRGARRLDLRPSEQALSRRGAYFSGLYICLTNPMSILLWSSIGTAAFASAGLAAEVEPSAELFTLYFGVLAGILSWATGLSLLLAWGRRFVTPAAFRFINLACGLVLAGFALHFGRQALRSLGF
- a CDS encoding MtnX-like HAD-IB family phosphatase translates to MAKWALVSDFDGTASLTDVGDAIVRTYAGPKAWREVDGAIRRGELTTKGAYEVVYDRIRVSAAELGEFVLRFPLDPHFAAAAELFARYGLPAVIVSDGFDFYIDRLLARAALTWLPRFCNHLEIAGTRPQVSFPYHGALACHRCANCKTYHLERLKAQGYSIVYLGDGHTDRCAARQADLVFAKGYLASFLAQRGVPFHPFQHFADTLPRLRALLTWSKESPADGACATGE
- a CDS encoding ferredoxin domain-containing protein; this encodes MSEAMHLVAELMALAARTAPKAGGKDYVGMRILEGGDLARLADAMVAYGKESGKKNFDRDGENVRRSDAVLLLSLDRPQVAGLNCGACGYPSCAELAKLHEGPEFAGPMCAWRLLDLGIALGSAAKTASLLNADNRIMYRIGVAARRLGLLSGEIVVGIPISGTGKNIYFDR
- a CDS encoding GDSL-type esterase/lipase family protein, with the translated sequence MAEGVIVALGDSLTFGFPYSPGSSWVAEAEALLGRPIVNRGVNGEASFDMVARVKEDVLSLQPACVVILAGSNDALRGGVRWAETETSLLALAAAVEEVGAQVVFGLPPALDDPAAEERLKRQRAWLKEEAPRRGWTLIDFFTPLLDPATGRIHSQLTVDGVHPTREGYRRMGQAAAEVLAGLGFGSSEAQKGKA
- a CDS encoding PepSY domain-containing protein, with product MIRRITATVSLLVSLLLLSGLAVAAAPARALSRSAAIEVAQKEVARPTEVAATSHVTGSDRWTVSLRQEGARPEDRVYIAVDGSGRAVEWGWLDAGKLKPAAISKAQALTLAKNFAGYGYHPLSAGLVLTPDTLTWEVTLARSGSRYQVTLDAFTGKLIGRNTPPADEEPVLLSRAAAVAIARAQVSYPAQVDAAALTTYRGKLVWQVKLSRSGLGIPNSDVFYIDAHTGSVLAHSGTENPAPVPLSQDRAVALAKEQLGVPAEVANARLDTAGGQGKWVVTLYEKEQPTCWHIFVLSAADGKVLQHLRVYIG